In Xiphias gladius isolate SHS-SW01 ecotype Sanya breed wild chromosome 6, ASM1685928v1, whole genome shotgun sequence, a single genomic region encodes these proteins:
- the LOC120790868 gene encoding vitellogenin-1-like isoform X2, with protein MRVVVLALAVALVAGHTHNFAPDFAAGKTYVYKYEALLLGGLPEEGLARAGLKVSSKVLISAAAQNIYMLKLVEPEFYEYSGVWPKDPLIPATKLTSALAAQLLTPIKFEYANGVIGKMFAPEGISTLVLNVYRGILNVLQLNIKKTHNVYELQEAGAQGVCKTLYAITEDEKAERILLTKTRDLNHCQEKIMKDMGLAYTEKCLKCQQDSKNLRGATAYNYILKPVATGVLILEAAVNELIQFSPFTEMNGAAQMETKQSLVFLEIQRAPIVPIEAQYLHRGSLKYEFSTELLQTPIQLIKINNAQAQIVEILNHLVAHNVERVHEDAPLKFLELIQVLRAAHFEDLEMLWSQYRNKPAYRQWILDAIPVIGTPAALRFIKEKFLAGELTVAETAQALIASIHMVTASTEAIKLVKALGALNKILENPVLREIVFLGYGTMISKYCAEKAFCPAELIKPIQELLAEAVAKDETQDIILYLKVLGNAGHPTSLKPITKILPIHGTAAASLPMRVHADAIMALRNIAKKEPRMIQELALQLYMDKALHPELRMLACIVLFETKPQMGLVTTLANIVKSEENLQVASFTYSHMKSLTRSTAAIHASVAAACNVAVKILSPRLDRLSLRFSKAIYMDIYNSPLMLGAAASAFYINDATTILPRSIVAKTSAYFTGAAADILEVGVRTEGVQEAFLKNPAVIDSVDRITKMKRVIKALSQWRSLPNSKPLASIYVKFFGQEIAFANIDKALIDQAIALATAPSVQAFGRNTFKALLSGASFHFTKPLLVTEVRRILPTAAGLPMELSLYTSAVAAAAVQIKATTTPPLPENFHFAHLLKTDMQLETEIKPSVAVSTFAVMGINTAILQAALISRAKLNSILPAKIAARLDINEGNFRIEALPVAVPEHIAAVNVETFAVARNVEDLPAARITPIIPAKVLWPISREILRSKIISSAAASLSGSSEMISQDVAVAKPTIKRKAAQFEKKYCAKTVAIGLKGCIKIATENAAYLRDVALYKLAGRHSVTLSFKPIEGEVIERLEMEIQVGPKAAEKLIKQINLSEEEIVEGRPVLMKLKRILAPSLKNGTLSSSSSSSSSHSSLRSKSSSSSSSSSSRASSKVTDAAPPASRLQRSSSSSRSISSSRSSSSSSSSSSSSSSSSSSSSSSSSSSRKSRSSRSSRSSSRSSSSSSRSLSSSSRSSSASSFASLFSASSSSSHSSARLSKRVIYHHKFQKNHKIQPLTSQATSAAVSRSRSSASSFEAIYRKNKFLGNEAAPTFAIMFRVVRADNKTQGYQLAAYLDRPTARLQIILTALAADNNWKFCADGVLLTKHKVTARLAWGADCKQYDTMITAETGLVGRSPAARVRVAWNELPSALKRYAKMVYDYIPASMLAGMIQGKDKNSAKQLSFTVVATSDRTLDLIWKTPTRTVYELALRLPIALPLDDITGLTPFDDFADKVHYFFTKAGAAECSFNRDTLTTFNNRRYKNEMPLSCYQVLAQDCTDELKFMVLLKKDHIEQNHINVKIADIDIDLYPKNTDVILKVNGMEIPINNLPYQHPTAKIQIRPKGEGISVYAPSHGLHEVYFDKNTWKVKVVDWMKGQTCGLCGRADGEVRQEYRTPNGRLTKNATSYAHSWVLPAKTCRDTTECRMKLESVQLDKQVNIHGQESRCFSVEPVLHCLPGCFPVKTTAVTVGFHCLPADSAMNRPESLHSIYDNSEDLKETAEAHLACSCTAQCA; from the exons ATGAGGGTGGTTGTACTTGCCCTGGCTGTGGCCCTTGTGG CGGGTCACACTCATAACTTTG CTCCTGATTTTGCTGCTGGTAAGACTTATGTGTACAAATATGAGGCATTGCTCCTGGGCGGTCTGCCAGAGGAAGGTTTGGCAAGAGCCGGACTTAAAGTCAGCAGCAAAGTTCTCATCAGTGCTGCAGCGCAAAATATATACATGCTGAAG CTTGTGGAACCTGAGTTCTATGAGTACAGTGGTGTCTGGCCTAAGGATCCTTTAATCCCAGCAACCAAGCTGACTTCAGCGCTGGCAGCTCAGCTCTTGACTCCCATCAAGTTTGAGTATGCCAATGGTGTTATCGGAAAAATGTTTGCCCCTGAGGGAATCTCCACACTGGTGCTGAATGTCTACAGAGGTATCCTGAATGTCCTTCAGCTCAACATCAAGAAGACACATAATGTCTACGAGTTGCAGGAG GCTGGAGCTCAGGGTGTGTGCAAGACTCTCTATGCCATCACTGAAGACGAAAAGGCTGAACGCATCCTTTTGACAAAGACCAGGGACCTGAACCATTGTCAGGAGAAGATCATGAAGGACATGGGGTTGGCATACACTGAGAAATGTCTAAAGTGCCAGCAG GATTCAAAGAACCTGAGAGGAGCTACAGCATACAATTACATCTTGAAGCCAGTTGCTACTGGCGTCCTGATCCTGGAGGCAGCTGTCAATGAGCTGATCCAGTTCTCACCTTTCACTGAGATGAACGGAGCGGCTCAGATGGAGACCAA GCAATCCTTGGTTTTCCTTGAGATTCAAAGGGCCCCTATTGTACCCATCGAGGCTCAATATCTTCACCGTGGATCTCTCAAGTATGAGTTCTCCACCGAGCTTCTTCAGACACCCATTCAGCTCATCAAGATCAACAATGCACAGGCCCAG ATTGTGGAGATTCTGAATCATCTGGTCGCCCACAATGTGGAGAGAGTCCATGAAGATGCCCCTCTTAAGTTTTTGGAGCTCATTCAGGTCCTCCGTGCAGCCCACTTTGAAGACCTGGAAATGCTCTGGAGCCAATACAGAAACAAACCTGCCTACAG aCAGTGGATCTTGGATGCCATCCCTGTCATCGGAACACCTGCTGCTCTGAGATTCATCAAGGAGAAATTCCTGGCTGGTGAGCTGACTGTTGCTGAAACAGCTCAGGCTTTGATTGCATCCATTCACATGGTGACAGCAAGCACTGAGGCCATCAAGCTGGTCAAG GCCCTCGGAGCCCTCAATAAAATACTGGAGAACCCAGTTCTGCGGGAGATTGTCTTCCTTGGCTATGGTACCATGATTTCCAAATACTGTGCTGAGAAGGCTTTCTGCCCTGCTGAACTCATAAAG CCCATCCAGGAGCTCCTTGCAGAGGCTGTCGCTAAGGATGAGACCCAGGACATCATCCTGTACCTGAAGGTTTTGGGTAACGCTGGCCATCCTACTAGCCTTAAGCCGATAACAAAGATCCTGCCCATACATGGCACTGCAGCTGCATCTCTGCCCATGAGAGTCCATGCTGATGCCATCATGGCCTTGAGGAACATTGCAAAGAAGGAGCCTAGAATG ATCCAGGAATTGGCTCTTCAGCTCTACATGGACAAGGCTCTTCACCCAGAGCTTCGTATGCTTGCATGCATTGTGCTGTTTGAGACAAAGCCTCAAATGGGTTTGGTGACAACTCTTGCCAACATTGTGAAGTCAGAGGAGAACCTGCAAGTAGCAAGCTTCACTTACTCTCATATGAAGTCCCTGACCAGGAGTACTGCCGCTATCCATGCCTCAGT TGCCGCAGCTTGCAACGTCGCTGTCAAAATCCTGAGCCCAAGGCTGGACAGACTGAGCCTACGATTCAGCAAAGCCATCTACATGGACATCTATAACA GTCCGTTGATGCTCGGTGCTGCAGCCAGTGCTTTCTACATCAATGATGCTACTACCATTCTGCCTAGATCTATTGTGGCTAAGACCAGTGCCTACTTtactggagctgctgctgataTTCTGGAG GTTGGAGTGAGAACTGAGGGAGTCCAGGAGGCTTTTCTGAAAAACCCTGCAGTTATTGACAGTGTTGACAGGATCACCAAGATGAAGCGTGTCATTAAGGCT CTCTCTCAGTGGAGGTCTCTGCCCAACAGCAAGCCTCTGGCCTCCATCTATGTCAAGTTCTTCGGACAAGAAATTGCCTTTGCCAACATTGACAAAGCCTTGATTGATCAGGCCATTGCG CTCGCCACTGCACCCTCTGTTCAGGCATTTGGTAGGAACACTTTCAAGGCTCTGCTGTCTGGTGCTTCCTTCCACTTTACTAAGCCTCTGCTGGTTACTGAGGTGCGACGCATCCTGCCTACTGCTGCTGGTCTTCCAATGGAGCTCAGTCTGTACACttctgctgtggctgctgcagctgttcaAA tcaAGGCGACCACAACACCACCTCTGCCTGAAAACTTCCATTTCGCTCACCTTCTGAAGACAGACATGCAGCTTGAGACTGAGATTAAACCGAG TGTTGCTGTGAGCACATTTGCTGTGATGGGGATAAACACCGCTATACTCCAGGCTGCCCTGATATCAAGAGCCAAGCTCAACTCCATTTTACCCGCCAAAATCGCCGCAAGACTTGACATCAATGAGGGCAACTTTAGGATTGAAGCTCTGCCTGTTGCTGTGCCTGAACACATTGCAGCTGTGAA TGTTGAGACTTTTGCTGTGGCAAGAAATGTTGAGGACCTTCCTGCTGCAAGAATCACTCCTATTATCCCTGCCAAGGTCTTGTGGCCCATCTCAAGGGAGATTCTCAGATCTAAGATTATTTCTTCTGCTGCAGCTAGTTTG TCAGGATCATCAGAGATGATTTCCCAGGATGTGGCAGTTGCCAAGCCAACAATAAAACGCAAAGCAGCTCAATTTGAGAAGAAGTACTGTGCTAAGACTGTTGCCATTGGACTGAAAGGCTGTATCAAGATTGCCACTGAAAACGCTGCTTACCTCAGAGACGTTGCTCTGTATAAGCTGGCTGGAAGGCACTCTGTTACTCTTTCTTTCAAACCGA TTGAAGGTGAAGTCATTGAGAGATTGGAGATGGAGATTCAAGTTGGGCCAAAGGCTGCAGAGAAGCTCATTAAGCAGATCAACCTGAGTGAAGAGGAAATCGTTGAGGGAAGACCAGTCTTGATGAAGCTCAAGAGAATCCTGGCTCCTAGTCTGAAGAACGGcaccctgtcctcctcctccagctccagcagtTCTCATTCAAGTCTTCGTTCCaagtcttcctcttcctcttccagcTCCTCATCTCGTGCCAGCAGCAAGGTCACTGATGCAGCTCCTCCAGCCAGTAGACTTcaacgcagcagcagcagcagcagaagcattagcagcagcagaagcagcagcagcagcagcagcagcagcagcagcagcagcagcagtagcagcagcagcagcagcagtagcagtagcagcagaaaaagccgcagcagcagaagcagcagaagcagcagcagaagcagcagcagctcctctaGATCTCTGAGCAGTTCCTCCAGGTCCAGCTCTGCATCAAGCTTTGCATCTCTCTTCAGTGCTAGCTCAAGTTCCTCTCACTCTAGTGCTCGTCTCTCAAAG CGAGTGATTTATCACCACAAGTTCCAGAAGAACCACAAGATACAG CCTCTTACCTCTCAAGCCACCTCAGCAGCAGTTTCCAGGAGCCGAAGCAGTGCCTCAAGCTTTGAGGCCATCTACAGAAAG AACAAATTCCTTGGCAATGAAGCTGCTCCTACCTTTGCGATCATGTTCCGTGTTGTCAGAGCTGACAACAAGACGCAGGGATACCAACTGGCTGCCTACCTCGACAGACCTACCGCCAGACTTCAGATCATTCTGACTGCCTTGGCTGCTGATAACAACTGGAAGTTCTGTGCTGATGGAGTTCTTCTAACCAAGCACAAAGTCACA GCCAGATTAGCTTGGGGAGCAGACTGCAAGCAGTATGACACCATGATCACAGCCGAGACTGGTCTTGTTGGTCGCAGCCCTGCAGCTCGTGTCAGAGTAGCCTGGAACGAACTACCTTCTGCCCTTAAACGCTACGCAAAGAT ggtgTATGACTACATTCCTGCCTCCATGCTAGCTGGCATGATTCAAGGAAAGGATAAAAACAGCGCCAAGCAGCTCTCATTTACTGTGGTTGCAACATCTGACAGGACACTTGACCTCATTTGGAAAACACCAACA CGTACTGTCTACGAGCTGGCTTTGCGTCTTCCTATCGCTCTGCCACTTGATGACATCACAGGACTCACCCCCTTCGATGACTTTGCTGATAAAGTCCACTACTTTTTTACCAAGGCTGGCGCAG ctgAATGTAGCTTcaacagagacacactgacCACATTCAACAACAGGAGATACAAGAACGAGATGCCTTTGTCTTGCTACCAAGTTCTGGCACAAGATTGCACCGATGAGCTGAAATTTATGGTTCTGCTTAAGAAGGATCACATTGAACAGAACCATATCAATGTGAAGATTGCTGACAT TGATATTGACCTGTACCCGAAGAACACAGACGTGATTTTGAAGGTCAATGGAATGGAAATACCCATCAACAACCTGCCATACCAGCATCCCACAG cTAAAATCCAGATAAGGCCAAAGGGTGAAGGCATCTCTGTGTACGCTCCAAGCCATGGTCTTCATGAAGTCTACTTTGACAAGAACACATGGAAG GTTAAAGTTGTGGACTGGATGAAGGGACAGACTTGTGGACTCTGTGGAAGGGCTGATGGGGAAGTCAGACAGGAGTACCGCACACCCAATGGACGCTTGACTAAGAACGCAACCAGCTATGCTCATTCCTGGGTCTTGCCAGCCAAGACCTGCAGAGACACCACTG AGTGCCGTATGAAGCTTGAATCTGTGCAGCTGGACAAGCAGGTAAACATCCATGGGCAGGAATCCAGATGCTTCTCTGTTGAGCCTGTGCTGCACTGCCTGCCCGGCTGCTTCCCTGTGAAGACCACAGCTGTTACAGTTGGCTTCCACTGCTTACCTGCTG ATTCTGCCATGAATCGCCCAGAGTCTCTTCACAGCATCTATGATAACAGCGAGGACCTGAAGGAAACAGCAGAAGCCCACCTGGCCTGCAGCTGTACCGCTCAGTGTGCTTAA
- the LOC120790868 gene encoding vitellogenin-1-like isoform X1, with amino-acid sequence MRVVVLALAVALVAGHTHNFAPDFAAGKTYVYKYEALLLGGLPEEGLARAGLKVSSKVLISAAAQNIYMLKLVEPEFYEYSGVWPKDPLIPATKLTSALAAQLLTPIKFEYANGVIGKMFAPEGISTLVLNVYRGILNVLQLNIKKTHNVYELQEAGAQGVCKTLYAITEDEKAERILLTKTRDLNHCQEKIMKDMGLAYTEKCLKCQQDSKNLRGATAYNYILKPVATGVLILEAAVNELIQFSPFTEMNGAAQMETKQSLVFLEIQRAPIVPIEAQYLHRGSLKYEFSTELLQTPIQLIKINNAQAQIVEILNHLVAHNVERVHEDAPLKFLELIQVLRAAHFEDLEMLWSQYRNKPAYRQWILDAIPVIGTPAALRFIKEKFLAGELTVAETAQALIASIHMVTASTEAIKLVKALGALNKILENPVLREIVFLGYGTMISKYCAEKAFCPAELIKPIQELLAEAVAKDETQDIILYLKVLGNAGHPTSLKPITKILPIHGTAAASLPMRVHADAIMALRNIAKKEPRMIQELALQLYMDKALHPELRMLACIVLFETKPQMGLVTTLANIVKSEENLQVASFTYSHMKSLTRSTAAIHASVAAACNVAVKILSPRLDRLSLRFSKAIYMDIYNSPLMLGAAASAFYINDATTILPRSIVAKTSAYFTGAAADILEVGVRTEGVQEAFLKNPAVIDSVDRITKMKRVIKALSQWRSLPNSKPLASIYVKFFGQEIAFANIDKALIDQAIALATAPSVQAFGRNTFKALLSGASFHFTKPLLVTEVRRILPTAAGLPMELSLYTSAVAAAAVQIKATTTPPLPENFHFAHLLKTDMQLETEIKPSVAVSTFAVMGINTAILQAALISRAKLNSILPAKIAARLDINEGNFRIEALPVAVPEHIAAVNVETFAVARNVEDLPAARITPIIPAKVLWPISREILRSKIISSAAASLSGSSEMISQDVAVAKPTIKRKAAQFEKKYCAKTVAIGLKGCIKIATENAAYLRDVALYKLAGRHSVTLSFKPIEGEVIERLEMEIQVGPKAAEKLIKQINLSEEEIVEGRPVLMKLKRILAPSLKNGTLSSSSSSSSSHSSLRSKSSSSSSSSSSRASSKVTDAAPPASRLQRSSSSSRSISSSRSSSSSSSSSSSSSSSSSSSSSSSSSSRKSRSSRSSRSSSRSSSSSSRSLSSSSRSSSASSFASLFSASSSSSHSSARLSKRVIYHHKFQKNHKIQPLTSQATSAAVSRSRSSASSFEAIYRKNKFLGNEAAPTFAIMFRVVRADNKTQGYQLAAYLDRPTARLQIILTALAADNNWKFCADGVLLTKHKVTARLAWGADCKQYDTMITAETGLVGRSPAARVRVAWNELPSALKRYAKMVYDYIPASMLAGMIQGKDKNSAKQLSFTVVATSDRTLDLIWKTPTRTVYELALRLPIALPLDDITGLTPFDDFADKVHYFFTKAGAAECSFNRDTLTTFNNRRYKNEMPLSCYQVLAQDCTDELKFMVLLKKDHIEQNHINVKIADIDIDLYPKNTDVILKVNGMEIPINNLPYQHPTAKIQIRPKGEGISVYAPSHGLHEVYFDKNTWKVKVVDWMKGQTCGLCGRADGEVRQEYRTPNGRLTKNATSYAHSWVLPAKTCRDTTEALTECRMKLESVQLDKQVNIHGQESRCFSVEPVLHCLPGCFPVKTTAVTVGFHCLPADSAMNRPESLHSIYDNSEDLKETAEAHLACSCTAQCA; translated from the exons ATGAGGGTGGTTGTACTTGCCCTGGCTGTGGCCCTTGTGG CGGGTCACACTCATAACTTTG CTCCTGATTTTGCTGCTGGTAAGACTTATGTGTACAAATATGAGGCATTGCTCCTGGGCGGTCTGCCAGAGGAAGGTTTGGCAAGAGCCGGACTTAAAGTCAGCAGCAAAGTTCTCATCAGTGCTGCAGCGCAAAATATATACATGCTGAAG CTTGTGGAACCTGAGTTCTATGAGTACAGTGGTGTCTGGCCTAAGGATCCTTTAATCCCAGCAACCAAGCTGACTTCAGCGCTGGCAGCTCAGCTCTTGACTCCCATCAAGTTTGAGTATGCCAATGGTGTTATCGGAAAAATGTTTGCCCCTGAGGGAATCTCCACACTGGTGCTGAATGTCTACAGAGGTATCCTGAATGTCCTTCAGCTCAACATCAAGAAGACACATAATGTCTACGAGTTGCAGGAG GCTGGAGCTCAGGGTGTGTGCAAGACTCTCTATGCCATCACTGAAGACGAAAAGGCTGAACGCATCCTTTTGACAAAGACCAGGGACCTGAACCATTGTCAGGAGAAGATCATGAAGGACATGGGGTTGGCATACACTGAGAAATGTCTAAAGTGCCAGCAG GATTCAAAGAACCTGAGAGGAGCTACAGCATACAATTACATCTTGAAGCCAGTTGCTACTGGCGTCCTGATCCTGGAGGCAGCTGTCAATGAGCTGATCCAGTTCTCACCTTTCACTGAGATGAACGGAGCGGCTCAGATGGAGACCAA GCAATCCTTGGTTTTCCTTGAGATTCAAAGGGCCCCTATTGTACCCATCGAGGCTCAATATCTTCACCGTGGATCTCTCAAGTATGAGTTCTCCACCGAGCTTCTTCAGACACCCATTCAGCTCATCAAGATCAACAATGCACAGGCCCAG ATTGTGGAGATTCTGAATCATCTGGTCGCCCACAATGTGGAGAGAGTCCATGAAGATGCCCCTCTTAAGTTTTTGGAGCTCATTCAGGTCCTCCGTGCAGCCCACTTTGAAGACCTGGAAATGCTCTGGAGCCAATACAGAAACAAACCTGCCTACAG aCAGTGGATCTTGGATGCCATCCCTGTCATCGGAACACCTGCTGCTCTGAGATTCATCAAGGAGAAATTCCTGGCTGGTGAGCTGACTGTTGCTGAAACAGCTCAGGCTTTGATTGCATCCATTCACATGGTGACAGCAAGCACTGAGGCCATCAAGCTGGTCAAG GCCCTCGGAGCCCTCAATAAAATACTGGAGAACCCAGTTCTGCGGGAGATTGTCTTCCTTGGCTATGGTACCATGATTTCCAAATACTGTGCTGAGAAGGCTTTCTGCCCTGCTGAACTCATAAAG CCCATCCAGGAGCTCCTTGCAGAGGCTGTCGCTAAGGATGAGACCCAGGACATCATCCTGTACCTGAAGGTTTTGGGTAACGCTGGCCATCCTACTAGCCTTAAGCCGATAACAAAGATCCTGCCCATACATGGCACTGCAGCTGCATCTCTGCCCATGAGAGTCCATGCTGATGCCATCATGGCCTTGAGGAACATTGCAAAGAAGGAGCCTAGAATG ATCCAGGAATTGGCTCTTCAGCTCTACATGGACAAGGCTCTTCACCCAGAGCTTCGTATGCTTGCATGCATTGTGCTGTTTGAGACAAAGCCTCAAATGGGTTTGGTGACAACTCTTGCCAACATTGTGAAGTCAGAGGAGAACCTGCAAGTAGCAAGCTTCACTTACTCTCATATGAAGTCCCTGACCAGGAGTACTGCCGCTATCCATGCCTCAGT TGCCGCAGCTTGCAACGTCGCTGTCAAAATCCTGAGCCCAAGGCTGGACAGACTGAGCCTACGATTCAGCAAAGCCATCTACATGGACATCTATAACA GTCCGTTGATGCTCGGTGCTGCAGCCAGTGCTTTCTACATCAATGATGCTACTACCATTCTGCCTAGATCTATTGTGGCTAAGACCAGTGCCTACTTtactggagctgctgctgataTTCTGGAG GTTGGAGTGAGAACTGAGGGAGTCCAGGAGGCTTTTCTGAAAAACCCTGCAGTTATTGACAGTGTTGACAGGATCACCAAGATGAAGCGTGTCATTAAGGCT CTCTCTCAGTGGAGGTCTCTGCCCAACAGCAAGCCTCTGGCCTCCATCTATGTCAAGTTCTTCGGACAAGAAATTGCCTTTGCCAACATTGACAAAGCCTTGATTGATCAGGCCATTGCG CTCGCCACTGCACCCTCTGTTCAGGCATTTGGTAGGAACACTTTCAAGGCTCTGCTGTCTGGTGCTTCCTTCCACTTTACTAAGCCTCTGCTGGTTACTGAGGTGCGACGCATCCTGCCTACTGCTGCTGGTCTTCCAATGGAGCTCAGTCTGTACACttctgctgtggctgctgcagctgttcaAA tcaAGGCGACCACAACACCACCTCTGCCTGAAAACTTCCATTTCGCTCACCTTCTGAAGACAGACATGCAGCTTGAGACTGAGATTAAACCGAG TGTTGCTGTGAGCACATTTGCTGTGATGGGGATAAACACCGCTATACTCCAGGCTGCCCTGATATCAAGAGCCAAGCTCAACTCCATTTTACCCGCCAAAATCGCCGCAAGACTTGACATCAATGAGGGCAACTTTAGGATTGAAGCTCTGCCTGTTGCTGTGCCTGAACACATTGCAGCTGTGAA TGTTGAGACTTTTGCTGTGGCAAGAAATGTTGAGGACCTTCCTGCTGCAAGAATCACTCCTATTATCCCTGCCAAGGTCTTGTGGCCCATCTCAAGGGAGATTCTCAGATCTAAGATTATTTCTTCTGCTGCAGCTAGTTTG TCAGGATCATCAGAGATGATTTCCCAGGATGTGGCAGTTGCCAAGCCAACAATAAAACGCAAAGCAGCTCAATTTGAGAAGAAGTACTGTGCTAAGACTGTTGCCATTGGACTGAAAGGCTGTATCAAGATTGCCACTGAAAACGCTGCTTACCTCAGAGACGTTGCTCTGTATAAGCTGGCTGGAAGGCACTCTGTTACTCTTTCTTTCAAACCGA TTGAAGGTGAAGTCATTGAGAGATTGGAGATGGAGATTCAAGTTGGGCCAAAGGCTGCAGAGAAGCTCATTAAGCAGATCAACCTGAGTGAAGAGGAAATCGTTGAGGGAAGACCAGTCTTGATGAAGCTCAAGAGAATCCTGGCTCCTAGTCTGAAGAACGGcaccctgtcctcctcctccagctccagcagtTCTCATTCAAGTCTTCGTTCCaagtcttcctcttcctcttccagcTCCTCATCTCGTGCCAGCAGCAAGGTCACTGATGCAGCTCCTCCAGCCAGTAGACTTcaacgcagcagcagcagcagcagaagcattagcagcagcagaagcagcagcagcagcagcagcagcagcagcagcagcagcagcagtagcagcagcagcagcagcagtagcagtagcagcagaaaaagccgcagcagcagaagcagcagaagcagcagcagaagcagcagcagctcctctaGATCTCTGAGCAGTTCCTCCAGGTCCAGCTCTGCATCAAGCTTTGCATCTCTCTTCAGTGCTAGCTCAAGTTCCTCTCACTCTAGTGCTCGTCTCTCAAAG CGAGTGATTTATCACCACAAGTTCCAGAAGAACCACAAGATACAG CCTCTTACCTCTCAAGCCACCTCAGCAGCAGTTTCCAGGAGCCGAAGCAGTGCCTCAAGCTTTGAGGCCATCTACAGAAAG AACAAATTCCTTGGCAATGAAGCTGCTCCTACCTTTGCGATCATGTTCCGTGTTGTCAGAGCTGACAACAAGACGCAGGGATACCAACTGGCTGCCTACCTCGACAGACCTACCGCCAGACTTCAGATCATTCTGACTGCCTTGGCTGCTGATAACAACTGGAAGTTCTGTGCTGATGGAGTTCTTCTAACCAAGCACAAAGTCACA GCCAGATTAGCTTGGGGAGCAGACTGCAAGCAGTATGACACCATGATCACAGCCGAGACTGGTCTTGTTGGTCGCAGCCCTGCAGCTCGTGTCAGAGTAGCCTGGAACGAACTACCTTCTGCCCTTAAACGCTACGCAAAGAT ggtgTATGACTACATTCCTGCCTCCATGCTAGCTGGCATGATTCAAGGAAAGGATAAAAACAGCGCCAAGCAGCTCTCATTTACTGTGGTTGCAACATCTGACAGGACACTTGACCTCATTTGGAAAACACCAACA CGTACTGTCTACGAGCTGGCTTTGCGTCTTCCTATCGCTCTGCCACTTGATGACATCACAGGACTCACCCCCTTCGATGACTTTGCTGATAAAGTCCACTACTTTTTTACCAAGGCTGGCGCAG ctgAATGTAGCTTcaacagagacacactgacCACATTCAACAACAGGAGATACAAGAACGAGATGCCTTTGTCTTGCTACCAAGTTCTGGCACAAGATTGCACCGATGAGCTGAAATTTATGGTTCTGCTTAAGAAGGATCACATTGAACAGAACCATATCAATGTGAAGATTGCTGACAT TGATATTGACCTGTACCCGAAGAACACAGACGTGATTTTGAAGGTCAATGGAATGGAAATACCCATCAACAACCTGCCATACCAGCATCCCACAG cTAAAATCCAGATAAGGCCAAAGGGTGAAGGCATCTCTGTGTACGCTCCAAGCCATGGTCTTCATGAAGTCTACTTTGACAAGAACACATGGAAG GTTAAAGTTGTGGACTGGATGAAGGGACAGACTTGTGGACTCTGTGGAAGGGCTGATGGGGAAGTCAGACAGGAGTACCGCACACCCAATGGACGCTTGACTAAGAACGCAACCAGCTATGCTCATTCCTGGGTCTTGCCAGCCAAGACCTGCAGAGACACCACTG AAGCACTTACAGAGTGCCGTATGAAGCTTGAATCTGTGCAGCTGGACAAGCAGGTAAACATCCATGGGCAGGAATCCAGATGCTTCTCTGTTGAGCCTGTGCTGCACTGCCTGCCCGGCTGCTTCCCTGTGAAGACCACAGCTGTTACAGTTGGCTTCCACTGCTTACCTGCTG ATTCTGCCATGAATCGCCCAGAGTCTCTTCACAGCATCTATGATAACAGCGAGGACCTGAAGGAAACAGCAGAAGCCCACCTGGCCTGCAGCTGTACCGCTCAGTGTGCTTAA